In one Serinus canaria isolate serCan28SL12 chromosome 2, serCan2020, whole genome shotgun sequence genomic region, the following are encoded:
- the LOC103827153 gene encoding ly6/PLAUR domain-containing protein 2-like: MKKLLVGFLLGLAFVELAQSLQCYVCKEPTDISKCRTPIVCPPKATVCTTTLHSVETGYPFFGNITVTRGCEEECVSYNGIGDQKPKSCCYTDLCTDDTKSSSGVRSSSAALALVALVAGTVLQCSL; this comes from the exons ATGAAGAAACTCCTGGTGGGATTCCTGCTGGGCCTGGCTTTCGTGGAGTTGG cccagtCCCTGCAATGCTACGTGTGCAAGGAGCCCACAGACATTTCCAAGTGCAGGACTCCCATCGTGTGTCCCCCAAAGGCCACCGTGTGCACCACGACGCTGCACTCCGTGGAAACAG GTTATCCCTTTTTTGGCAACATCACCGTGACCAGGGGCTGTGAGGAGGAATGTGTTTCCTACAACGGCATAGGGGACCAAAagcccaaatcctgctgctACACCGACCTGTGCACGGATGACaccaagagcagcagtggggtgaggagcagctctgcagcgctggccctggtggccctggtggctGGCACTGTCCTCCAGTGCTCCCTGTGA